In Cydia fagiglandana chromosome 23, ilCydFagi1.1, whole genome shotgun sequence, the genomic window ATGTAGACGGACATAAGCCTACACCTCACTGAGTCGAATGTGCAtacttaaccttttggacgccagtgaccgatatatccgcaccgcaggttcaacgccaaagaacgtttaatcggtcacagactacagagcaacatagacctaagtgcataaagtttaatttcagttttgacacttcggtgacgtggcgtctgagtgacagcttttgtttttgacacggcgtcgaaatgGTTAATAGAGTCTATCTAAGCCAGCTCTACCTACTCCATTTTGtgaatagggggtattactgcaatgtccTGCCgatgccgccagagtgcagcactaagctagctagtaaaccatagaataacttatacatactgcgccttaaactgtttgtttttttGGCAAGTTTACACAGACAAATATGaaattgatgcatcaaggcggtttgttaacaagggaaacgggaaacgcgaaaatcgacatTTAGTTATCTgtctctttatcgttcgaatatgcaagagtggtagaggttagataacgaaattccgattttcttgtttcgcggtagacccccagattgtgatggatagtgGCGCCACCTACGCAGAATTTTGCGTAAGATTCCCTATTGATGGAGTTGTGTCACCCTATGTACTATATAGTCGTGCTGCCACATTAGGCACAATTTGTCACTGCAGATTTAGTTTAGACTGACTAGTGATCACAATGCATAGTACATACAAATATGAAAGACTTCCTACTTTACTTACCTAACTTTTAATCAGTTTTTAATGTTCAATGTCATAAATAACTAATGTGGCTTATAGCTCGGCAGATGCCACTTTTGTGCACATAGCCAATAATAAATAAGCATAGTTTATGTTATATTTGAGTACAAGTGGTACCTTGACACATTCAGAAATACtctacagcttatcgctgagaTTTAAATGTATTTCAATGATTAATTAGTTGACTTTTTTTGGTACATAAAAAAGTGTTAAGTATATAAACATTGGAAGAAAACAGAACATttataaattttcaaaaaacCTTTGGCAATCAactcataatataatttgtttattagatttcaaagatatgtatatttttttatcaattagtTACAATCAAATTGGGTACAGAAGTTTttatacagtcgacgtcaaagatatatttacacttttgcaccttactcctttgtaataaggcgaaaaaagTAAACATATCTTGTCATGTTCAGTGAAACTGTTCTAGCTAGGCCATTTACGTTGCTTATAGATTTTTATGGAATTTAAGACATTATTTTGTTGTTAAATATGTAAGTAGAATTGTACAAAGTAAGGTAGTCAATAAAAcgatttttaattgttttcaatactttttattcagtCTTTAATTTGAGCAGTTCCCtacataattttaaatatagaaAACTCGATGTTTAGAACCTCATGTTTGCATTTTAGAAATCCAAAAATAGACCTCTCAAAGGTAAGGTAACAATGCAGGTAATAAGTAAATGAGAAATATATTAGCCATTGTTTTCTGTATACATGCAAGCTTCTACACACATTTTAAGCTGTTTCTCTTATGGCTTTCAATATGCTTTTTTAAAGAGCTTTTATACACTGTTTTGTATGTGCATTTGTCACAGTAAAGCATATTTTCATCAGGATTATGCTTAAGTTGATGGCTCCTCAAAGCTGACTTAGCACTACAGCGATAACCGCAGTTAAAAAATGTGCATAAATATGGTTTATAATTTGAATGGATTCTCTGATGTATCTTCAAATTCGGCGAATAATTCGTTGCATAATCACAAGAATCACATTTCATTTGTTTATTTGATAAATGTGTATTTCTGTGCTGCTTGTAATGTGACAGTTTTCGAGTTTGATATCCACACAGAGAACAGGAATATATTTTGGTGTTGGTTAGTTTCTGATGCTTATGAAATAGATGTTCCGTTATTTCTTGATCATTATTAAAAGCTGCGAAGCATAATTGACAGGATCTTTGTATATTTCCAGAGTGAGCTTGTTTGATATGCTCTTTTAGATTGTTCACAGCTTTGAATCTTTTTTTACAGATGTGGCATTTAATTTTGGGGTttcttttgttatttttaattatgtttctTAACGCATTTGCTTCGTTTGGATGTTTCGTTTTGACATGGTGGCGAATTGT contains:
- the LOC134675896 gene encoding zinc finger protein 708-like isoform X1 gives rise to the protein MEDYLEEDEIKIEYYDDFETDPLCEKSAKCSIVSSDAVNDILSSSAVQSEKPLISNDVQYDSFDHSSPEITICEPEQEDFEVYMNTEPTNHINWYRAIDETGKFVCRFCDLTYSTVQTIRHHVKTKHPNEANALRNIIKNNKRNPKIKCHICKKRFKAVNNLKEHIKQAHSGNIQRSCQLCFAAFNNDQEITEHLFHKHQKLTNTKIYSCSLCGYQTRKLSHYKQHRNTHLSNKQMKCDSCDYATNYSPNLKIHQRIHSNYKPYLCTFFNCGYRCSAKSALRSHQLKHNPDENMLYCDKCTYKTVYKSSLKKHIESHKRNSLKCV
- the LOC134675896 gene encoding zinc finger protein 708-like isoform X2; its protein translation is MEDYLEEDEIKIEYYDDFETDPLCEKSAKCSIVSSDAVNDILSSSAVQSEPLISNDVQYDSFDHSSPEITICEPEQEDFEVYMNTEPTNHINWYRAIDETGKFVCRFCDLTYSTVQTIRHHVKTKHPNEANALRNIIKNNKRNPKIKCHICKKRFKAVNNLKEHIKQAHSGNIQRSCQLCFAAFNNDQEITEHLFHKHQKLTNTKIYSCSLCGYQTRKLSHYKQHRNTHLSNKQMKCDSCDYATNYSPNLKIHQRIHSNYKPYLCTFFNCGYRCSAKSALRSHQLKHNPDENMLYCDKCTYKTVYKSSLKKHIESHKRNSLKCV